Genomic segment of Neofelis nebulosa isolate mNeoNeb1 chromosome 17, mNeoNeb1.pri, whole genome shotgun sequence:
TAGATTGTAATTTGATGACATGAAAAACTGTTCACTGTATTTTGTCAGGTGAAGAAGGCAGATTACAAAACAGTATTATAGTATGATTCTGTTTTGAATGAACAAATCCTATGTGCCTATATCCATGTGTTAATTCACAGAGAAATATGAAAtgatttagaataaaatgttcaaataagCTGTTTCTAAATGAGCATTATTTTgagcttttctgtattttctaaatttctgaataacaatcagaaaaaataatagaGCTAATCCCTCCCTCTTTGAGAGCAGAAGAAATAATAGGAGATGTATATGAAACATGGAGTGTAGTGCAGTAGTGGTTTAAATTCTGGCTTAGGGTGGCCTGAAGTTTCTTCATAGATGTGAAGCCTTTCGGATGAATAACTCCGAAATAATAACTACTACCTTAAAGATCCTAAACCTTGAAACTAAGATTTTATTACACATTGGATTCCTCTTCCTGGTTGCCCCTCACCTAGGCTCAGATCTATTATTGCCTGCCAGTCCCTCCACCAGTCATTGCTCCAACAAGGAAATCACATCTGCCTtggaaattaattaatattaaaccCTGCACATAGGAGAAGAAATGGAACTGAGGCCTGATGTGGCTGTGTAGAAATTCAGACCATTCCCTTGATCATTAGGCAGAAAAGGAAGTTGAGAAAGTAATCTGAAGGATCAGGATGATGACAATTTAGAAAACACAGCAGAGATGCCCGTTTCTACTTCCAGGAATCTTAAATCAGTCCTTCAGAAAATTAGCTAAGTACCCTAAAGAGTCACAGTGAAGAAAGATGGCTCTAGGATGCAGACTTTGaattggaaaagggaaaagagatacCATAATCCAGGAGACCCAgttgattaaataaatacatataggTCCTTTATCACACCCTTGAACAAATTCTTCAGAGTGGGGTGAGTTATCTATACTCCACTCAGCAGAAGTCAATTCCACATTCCTGGGTCTACATACCCCTAAAATGACTGGAACTCATGTCCTGATAAGGTTCTAGAAGGGAATGCAAAGTTGGTGAAGACACGGGAGCTGGACAGTAAGAAGGAGCCGCTCAGCAAAGttaatagttaaataaattacaaaatatccATGTAAAAGAATATTAAGATAAATCCAAAGCTGTAGGAAGTAattaagaatatagaaaaatttCAAGATATAACACCAGTAGAGAAATCACtttacaaaacagattaacaaatACAATTATACCAATATTGAGTGAtacaaaaaaaagtcaaaaaagttAAACTGTTTCAGTTATCTGTTGCTATGTAACCATTCCAAAAGTTTGTGGCTTAAAAAACATTCATTAGCTCATTATTCTGGGGTTGGCAATTTGGGCTTGGTTTGGCTGAGTGGGTCTACTGATTCCACTCATCTAATAGCAGCCAGTGGTTTGGTGGGGGCTGGATGGTCCAAGATGGTCTCTGAAATATCTGGTAGCTGTTGCTGTCAGCTGGGCCTCTGTCTCCAGGTGATCCTGAGGCCAGCTTTTACTGAAGGTTATGACTAGCTATCTTCAAGCAAGCTAGTCATAACCTTCAGTAAAAGCTGGCCTCAgggcaggaagaggaaaagagcgGACCTCCTAAGGTTTTGTCTCACAAATCTTACAATGTCACTTCCACCACAGGCTTTTTGTCAAAGTCCATCAAAAAGGCCCTGCCTACTAGTAACCTAACCATTTCAGAACAATTACTCccttttctgaaaaacaaagagaacaaggAGAACAAAATCCCTGACCTTAAGCTTGGTTTCAGATATGCCCagtaatgttttcctttattcagAGCTCTTCTCTCAGTGAACAGCActgtagggaaagggaaggggcaTGGGAAGGGTAGGAATCATTAAGACACCAGACCTTTCTTGGAGCACAGACTAGCTAAATTGGAAGAAATTCTTCAACACCACACAATCTCTCACCATCTGTCACACACATACTGGACAGAAGTAAAAGGGAGATGGGGAGTACTGCTAATCCTTTTTAGCATCAAAGGGAAAAGCCAGGGTCACTGATACCAGGGCTGAAAACTTTCCAAGTTCACAGCAAGTTTCCTGGGGAGACAGCTTTGGGAATGATGTGGTTCTAAAACATGGAACTTGACCTCAGCTCTCAAGGGAGATCCTCTAAGGAAGGAATGGTACTCCTAGGCTCTCCAAACTCTGCCTAAAGGACTCttccaattctaaaatttcattcCAAAAACTGGTTTGTGCTTTTTTGCTTGCATGTAACTTTACACTACCACTCAAATATCGGACTCCCTTTGGTGACCATTTCTCTGCAGCTGGGGTCCATGGCtgtaaagcaagagaaaaaaaaaaaaaagcagcagggaACCCAGGAATACAGATCCTAAAAAAGGTTAGAACCTAAAATAGGCCCCTAGATGGGCAACACTCACTTTACTGATACCCCACTGTGTTAAGCAGGAAGCTAGGCACTGgacgttggggggggggggggggggggcggtgccctGACGAAGGCAACTGAGACCATGCTTTAGTCCAAGGGCGACTCAGGTTAATACAGGCATCGCAGTCTTCACAAGCGCAGATATACTCTCAAAAAGGTCTTCAAAAGACCCCCTCAGTCCCGACGTTAAACCCAGAACTGAAGAAATGAAGCTCTATGCCATTACACAACCGAACTCGTACCAGTCAGAGCATTAAAAGCTTCTTCCATCACATTAGGTAACAGCACTGTCTTATGATGGGCGGTCTCAAACCCCACAGTGTCACGTGCCTCACACAACAGCGGACCAGTCACCCCAAACGTTCCGCATCCGCGTTGGGACGTACACGCACAATCACACACCTGTCACGGCCTCAGCACCGCCCACACTCTCATTCGTCTTCGTCACCGCCACAAACgctcacacacaaacacccatACACAGGCCTGAGCTCCAGGCTCAACGCGCCCTGTCTGCACTTTGGGGGCTCGGGGCTTCCTCACTGGGCGCGCCCGCCACGCCCAGACTCCGGCGGCCACTCGGAGCGCGAAGACTTGGAGGGATAACCAGAGAGGACCCAGGGCTCAAAGTTCTTTTGAAAAGCTGCACAGGGGCTTTGGGAAATGTAGTTCAAGGCTGGAAAAGCCCGGATGTCGAGCGCGCGCAAGGAGGCTGCGGCTTCAAAGACTGAGCCGCAGAGACACTTGGGAGGTACAGCTTGCGCGGGAGTACGCAGGCGCAGACCGCTGGCCAGTGGTCGAAGGTGAGGCTGGTGGGTCCTACCGAGGCGGTGGAGGCGGGTGATGGCGGGACCTGGGGGGGAATGCAGAGGAGGGAGGCGGGAACCTGGCCAGGAAGGCCGGGGAAGAAGGCAAGAGTTCTGGGCCCTAGAGAGAACGGGAGGGAGGCGAGAACCTAAGCAGAAGGAGCCAGGGCCGGGAACGCCGAGAAGGGAATAGGGAGCCCGGGCCAGGGAGCGTCCTAGAGGGAACCGGTAGTCCAGGCTGGACAGCGCCGAAGAGGGAACTGGAAGCCCGAGTTGGTGTGAGCTTGGGGAGGGCAGGaattttgtcccccacccccgccccgcaccGTGAGGAAACCCCAGCTTTCGGAGTGCGGCCTGGCACACACGGGCATTCAGTTCGTGTAGCTTTTTGTGCCCGTTCTTGTGCAGCTTGGGCATGTGTTACTCCGTGTGACGTTGTGGAACCAGTTGTTTGGAAAGTGATAAAGTCTCTGTGTTTGTCTAATTTTTCAAATAGGATGCGAGTTGATGTGTTTTTGAGACTGCATGCGACTTTGGAGAGACGATAGTAAGGGGTTTGTGAGtaaaattttgctattttgtGTAAAGTATGTTATGGGCTCTGTGAGATTATGCCTGTGATGTGCCTATGGGATTGTGATTGTGTCGTGGGCAATATAACTGTGTCTttgtctaatttttaaagtatcttgtGTGTACAATCCGCAGTAAATCGTGAATGTTATTATGTGACTGAGATGGAGCGCTTGAGAAATTGGATGCATGACCAGTTAAATATGTATTGTTTCGATTATCTGAATACTGGCATTTTATATGCTTATAGATTTCACTCTATGGCAACTGGATAAgtgaaatagagatttttttttgatggagaggaggaagtaaaataaaaataattttcagatggTAGGATTGTATATTGGGAAACCCCACACTGACTAATGATTGGTATGTTGAAATGAGTAGGACACCATAAAAAATTGGGCAAGACACAAAAAATTTCTCCCCTAACTGCCACTCAAAGTTTCTATTTGGGTGAATCCCCTTTTTTCCCTGCTACTGCTGGATGCATTGCGAGACAGATTGAGTAATTTCTTTGCTCATTCTGAAGACTGAATCTGTTGAACATTTAAATACAAGACCAGTCTCATAATAACTATTTAactagttaaataaaatattcactataggggcgcctaggtggctcagttggttgagcatccgattcttggtttcagtgcagttcacgatctcacagtttgtgggttcgagctccaccttgggctctctgctgacagtgcagatcctggttaagatttctctctccctctctctctgccccttcctggcttgctctctctttccttctcaaaaaaataaacaaatgaatattttaaaaaacattcactATAGACACCAATACTTCaaacttgttttaaataaaaaccctCCCTCCTACTGGAAGCCTGCCTGGGAAAAGGGTACATGATCAGCTTCTTCTCTAATTCTTCAACCTCTATTTTGTCTCTACTTCCTCTAGGTGGGTAGTCTCTGGCTGGAATGGATTGGGAGCTGGAAAGCAAGAGACAAGAAGTTAGGGACAAGAAGAGGCTAACATGATTGGTACCATTATAATTTACTGTAAGTCATCTCTTACCTTCTGAGAGAACCCACTGCTGGGAACTTCCAGATACACTTCCCTTCTTATGGGTACAGCCACTTCTCCAGCTGTCTTCTCAATGTTTCCTCTGGGCATGCAGTTGGCCACCTGCTCTGGTGGGTCTTGTTGTCTCTCCAGTGAGTCCTCTTGGACAAGAGAATCCAAGccattccaggcaggctccatccATGGGTTGCCCATCTAGAGCTCAGGTGAGAATTAGCCCCTTAGTCACTTTGCCCTCTCAAATCctgaaatatgtacatttttcccCAAAACTCTCTTTACCACTTTGTTTCCCAGTGACATCAGCATCTGAGGGGCCCCTTGTTTCTTATAAGAAAGCACCCACTTTTCTTCGCCTGGAAAACTATGTCCTAAAAAATAGTTTACTCTCTTAGACAACGTAGGAGTTAAATTAATGGTAGCAaaactttatgttttttataagACTTTATTTTAGAATGAGGGACACTTAGAAGCTTGCTTTCCTCACCATCTTTGGAACATCTGCTgagactgagagaaaaatttataaGTTACCATGCTGTTATAAACAGTGACAACAATTAGAAAATTCAGAGGTTTGTTGGAAAAATCACTGACAAATCAATAAGcttcatttatatatgtgtgcttatgtgtatatatatgtatcagaAAACTATGGAAAATGACCAATGGTCATCAAAAATATGAGATACAAAGAATTTCATAATGTGTAAgtaaaagaattcttttaatgtttctaagGGACTCAAAAAATAAGACTTGAATAAAAGAACAGGAAGACATGTGACAAAGTGTCAAAACTCCCTAACATTTCATGCAATTCCATtaaattttcagtaaaaattttgaattttctacgAGAAATTTCTAAGAGTGAAAGTTATTATGAGAATATGAATAAGccaaaaattctgaaagaaaataatgaagggGGAAGTAGCTCTAGCTGAtactaaaatatgttttaaaactaaTAACTGCCGAGTCATCTTTGCAATTAAATGAACAGATCagtaaaactaaatataaaatccAGACCTACTCAGATATATAAAGGAAGTAAGGTATATGGTtatacttgatcttagccaaaagacCAAGAAGCAATAAAGATGGCAGTTTTGATGAGTGGAGGAAACAGTAGATTATTGAACACCTGACAGTATTAAACCAATGGCCAATAATCTGTTgaaagtttttgggttttttggggttttttttgtatttaagtaggcttcatgcccattgcagagctcagtgcagggcttgaactcatgaccgtgagatcaagacctgagctgagatcaatagttggacgcttagccgactgagccacccaggcacccctgctataAGTTATTTTTGCATGGcaaaaacaaagtcaaatgaGAAACTCTAAATTATTTGAAGTGAATACAGtacttccttcctttaaaaaaagatctgataaccaatctagaaaataaaaatctaatagaAAAGTGAAAGAATTATAAGAGACCATTAACAGATGAGAAACTAAGGATGTTTTTTAAACTTATGAAAAGAAGcttattttctcttataataggaaaaataaaacccagaaccACAATTTCTACCTATTAGATAGGCATGCATCAAGAAGTTGGTATCGGTAGCATTTATCAAGGTGTATCAGTATattctcatatattgctggtgatAGTGTAAATGGTAGAGCCTTCTGGAGAGCAGCTTGAAGGTAGGCTGCTAAGAGAGAAAAATTAGTGCTAGAAAGGAGGGGAACTTGCCCAAAATCTAACTTCTTGCCCAAGAGCCTCTATCTCTGGATTTTGGGATAAAATAAGATTTGTCTAGCTTATTCTCCTTCCTGTAAATTATGTGGAATGTGCAGAGTGGTCAAAGGCCAAAGCAAGGGAAATGGAGGCGATTTCAATTGAGACTTAAGTCATAAGAGAGCTATAAGTCGTGTATAGTGTCATTTTGGCTTCTTTTCATCTTGGCTTTGCCTTCTTAGGAACTGCCTCTTTTCCAAAGAGGAACCCAAAGGAAGACTGGTCACCTCTTGCAAATCTCAAAACCATGGCTCAGGTGAGGTGAtggttcctctctctttcccaaaataatctttatttttttttatttttttttaaggatatttgAGCATTTGCCTTTCTTGTACTAAATCCTCCTGCCTATCTTCCCCTTCAGGAAAGTGTCCCCATTTCTTTCCATATTGGCGAGATAAGCCTTTTCCTTCCACAAATGCTCCTtctaattttaactaattttcaCACATTAAGTGGGTTTATCATTAAacatctttctttgtcttctcccaGAAGCAGAGCTGGGACAAAAATGCATTTCCTCAAATGAGAATATATTACTGCATGAACTTTgcttgtttaaataaaaacagtcaaGATGGAGATGGAATTGATGTTGCTTTTAGTAAGTAGCAAGGACTATTGTCTTGAGGCTTTAAGAAAAGAGTTATGCTTGGCAAATTGTACAAAGAACAGAGAATCTTGCTTTTCTCCTGTCTGATCCTCCAGTTTTGCCCATAGCTGCTAACAATTCCTAAAAATCCACGGCCTGCCAATAACACTCCCCCATTATGCTAATGATGTtcctatttttaaacttctctaattttatatttggatGCAGGGGAAGTAAATATATATGCTTGGATCACCATACTGAATTACAAGTATAGTTCTTGAAATATCCTGCCCTTGGTTTCAAAGATGGTGTTATCTCTTGGTTCTTTCAGAAATGTCATCTTTATATCTGGACCTCTTAAATACTACTGTGCTCCagaatcttttattattataattttttatgtttatttatttttgagagagaagagtgtgaagggcagagagagagagacacacacacacaaaatctgaagtgggctccaggctctgagctgtcagcacagagcctgatggggctcgaacccacaaacagtgagatcatgacctaagccgaagtcagacacttaaaccaactgagccacccaggcacccctgaactccAGATTCTTTAttggttctcttcttttttcatttccctgtTCCTATTCACAGTCTACCACCGTTATTCTAATGCTCACATAACTGTAAACCTAAACCTCTGTTCTGAGTGTCAAAACCATATCCAATCTCCAACTAAAAATCACCACCTGCATATTCCACAGATACTTCAGGCACATGCCCAAGATTTATCTCATTATCTACTTCCCATcgtgttcttttttgttttgttttctatctgcTTTTGGCCCCAGTCCCATACCCACCTGCTAATATAGCTAGCTTGAGTTAAATAAATGTCTCTCTTCCACTATGCAATTTAGTGGTGATTTTATTCCTTATACCACAGTTGCCTTCATCTCCCTTGATATCTTTATTTTGAGTGCCTCTCTCATATCCTGGTCACTTGTTTTCCCATATAACACCTTTGCTCCTTTTCCAGTCCTCCAAGTGCTCACCCCACTGCTCACTTATGGATCTTTGTGTTTCTTACGCTTTTCTgtttaactgtgtgtgtgtgtgtgtgtatgtgtgtgtgtgtgtgtagtaaaaTATACGTAGTGTAAAATTTCACCATTTTAGCCATTGTTGAGTGTATAGTTTAGCCCCATGAAATACATTCAGCGTTGTGTAACCAGTGCCACTAtgtatttccagaactttttcatcatcccagacAGAAACTCTGTACTTATAACATTAATCGGTGACTGTTAACCTTATACTTTTTATAGCATCAGAACTAAAGCACATTAGAAGAATGTATAAAGATAGCCCTTTAGGGGAGTGGaagatgttaaaatattaacagtttAAATTCAATAATAGTAATCAATGATAATGGTTTTCCAATTCACGAATATGATGTACATCTCCTTTTATTTAAGATCTTTAAATTCTCTCagtaatgttttgttgttttcagtgtaCAGTCTTACACGTTTTGTTATATTAATCCCTGGGTAttttttttatgctattgtaaatgctattcatttttatttcaaattttcactGTTCACCGCTAATATATGaaaacacaattgatttttgtatattgacctgcAATCTTTCTAAagtcacttattagttctagtaattttttgtattctttaggattttctacatagataagcATGTCATATGTAAATAATGACTTTGCCTTCTTGCTTTTCAAACTGTGCATCTACTGCATTGTCTAGAACCttcagtataatgttgaatagaaatggtgagaacAGACATTTTTGCCTTGTTCCTGCCTTAGGGGAAAGGGATTCAGAGtttcactattaagtatgatattagctatagATTTTGCATTGATTTATCAGGTTAAAGAAGTTACAGTTTGCTGATAGTTTTTATCATGAGAAGGTGctgaattttttcaaaagtttttcttcatctattggtTATTCCCCATTatttggcttttctctctctctctctctctctctcttttaatgtttatttatttttgagagagagagagagagagcataggagcagggcaggcagagagaaatctgaagcaggctccaggctctgagctgacagcacagagcccaatgcggggtttaaactcacaaaccatgagattatgacctgagccaaagttggacacttaaccgactgaaccactcaggtgccctttctcttttttctattacCACCATGAATTATATTGATTTTGAAGTGTTCAGCCAACTTAGAAGCTCTAGCTCTAGGATAAATTCCACTTATGTAATGTTTGATGAATTTGCTAATATAGTACATTGTTAAGGAGTTGTTTGTGGTTCATAAAGAATTTGgtctatattttttcttgtaacaCCTTTGTTTAGTTTTCATATCaggataattcttttaaaataagttggGAAGTATACGctcttattttctaaaagaatttgTGTAAATTGGCACTATTTCTTCTTAAAGTGTTTGTTAGAAATCACCAgtgaataaatctttaaaaattaaaaaataggggcgcctgggtggcgcagtcggttaagcgtccgacttcagccaggtcacgatctcgcggtccgtgagttcgagccccgcgtcgggctctgggctgatggctcggagcctggagcctgtttccaattctgtgtctccctctctctctgcccctcccccgttcatgctctgtctctctctgtcccaaaaaataaataaaaaatgttgaaaaaaaaaaatttaaaaaaaaaaaaaaaaaaaaaaaaattaaaaaataaaaacaggggcgcccaggtagctcagtgggttaagtgtcgaactttggctcatgtcatgatctcgtggtttgtgagtttgagtcccatatcgggctctgtgctgacaggccagagcctggagcctatttcagattctgtctccctctctctctgcccctcccctgctcatgctctgtttctctctctctcaaaaataaaacattaaaaaaaatttttttaataaataaataagaacagggagggaaaccataaaagactcttaaatacagagaacaatctgagagttgctggaggggaggtgggtggggaaatggattaaatggatgatgggcattaaggaggacacttattgagatgagcactgggtgtcatataaGAGATGAAtacctgggttctactcctgaagccactACAtaactacactgtatgttagctaacttgaaaatgaataagtaataataataatatattttaaaaaagaagaattcaccagtgaagccatgtTAACCTGGAGATTTTTTTGTGGGAACGGGTTTAACTAGCAGCTCAATTTCCTTGGTAGAATTAGGGATATTCAGGTTATCAGGGTGTTTTCTTCAGTGAGCTTTTCTAGtttgtatctttcaaggaatttgtcaaatttattgacAAAGTTGTCAAAAATACActctttttatccttttgatATTTGTGTGATCTGTAGCAAtgcccctctttcatttctgctgtTGATAATTTGTGTCTTATTCTTTTCCTTGGTCAGTTGCCTAGAGTTTTACCAATTTCATTTGTCATTTCGAAGTACCAGCTTTGGGTTTCATTGGTTTActccattgtttttctatttcctctttcttcacatcttttttgtttcctttttttttttctcaatacttTGGGTTTAATTAAGTCATTttctagttttgagagagagagacagcatgagtagaggagtagccgagagaaggagacacagaatcggatgcAGTCTCTAGGCGCTGAGCTGTCacccagagcccaatgtagggattgaacccacaagcagtgagatcatgacctgagctgaagtcagactgttaactgactgaaccaccca
This window contains:
- the LOC131500333 gene encoding uncharacterized protein LOC131500333; its protein translation is MPKLHKNGHKKLHELNARVCQAALRKLGFPHGAGRGWGTKFLPSPSSHQLGLPVPSSALSSLDYRFPLGRSLARAPYSLLGVPGPGSFCLGSRLPPVLSRAQNSCLLPRPSWPGSRLPPLHSPPGPAITRLHRLGRTHQPHLRPLASGLRLRTPAQAVPPKCLCGSVFEAAASLRALDIRAFPALNYISQSPCAAFQKNFEPWVLSGYPSKSSRSEWPPESGRGGRAQ